Proteins co-encoded in one Capnocytophaga ochracea DSM 7271 genomic window:
- the feoB gene encoding ferrous iron transport protein B: MKNTCDTCALNPSASLKPLGEEAGTYNYTIALAGNPNTGKSTVFNALTGLRQHTGNWPGKTVTRAEGSFSFHKERYRIIDLPGTYSLLSTSEDEEVARDFILFGKPDVTVIVVDASRLERNLSLALQILEITDKAVLCLNLMDEARRHHINIDTRTLSRDLGIPVVATSARTKEGIADLLFAIEEVVSGKFQTKKQTFIDLPKQNAEAIAELQKALSELNPDLPNTRWLSMRLIEGDESVQKGIEEGAFSAENNPERQARILRIAEEYHHLLGDTYRNDLVEAIYAQATALTNASVSTDFTARSFRIDRAIDKIVTHKIWGFPIMFLLLAGVLWITIIGANYPSQWLSDLFVGWLYPLLKNGANVLHFPWWLSGFLIDGVYLATVWVISVMLPPMAIFFPLFTLLEDFGYLPRVAFNLDKLFRTAGAHGKQALTMSMGFGCNAAGVVATRIINSPREKLIAIITNNFSLCNGRWPTQILIATLFIGALVPKQWSDTVAMLAVIGIAVLGIVFSFFTSWLLSKTLLKGESSFFVLELPPYRPPRFFQTLYTSLIDRTLIVLWRAVVFAAPAGAVIWLICNLQIAHQPIALWLIQGLNPIGVFIGLNGVILLAYIVAIPANEIVIPTVLMLTTMVLGQTAVGEGAGVLMEASTSQVGTLLHAGGWTLLTAVNLMLFSLLHNPCSTTIYTIYKETHSKKWTLIATLLPVLYGIVVCFLVAKLW; the protein is encoded by the coding sequence ATGAAAAACACTTGCGATACTTGTGCCCTCAACCCCTCCGCTTCCCTAAAACCCTTAGGCGAAGAGGCAGGCACTTATAACTATACCATTGCCCTCGCAGGGAATCCTAATACCGGCAAAAGCACCGTCTTCAACGCTCTTACCGGCTTGCGCCAACACACCGGCAACTGGCCTGGTAAAACCGTAACACGTGCCGAAGGCAGTTTCTCATTCCATAAGGAACGATACCGCATCATCGACCTACCTGGCACCTACTCTCTGCTTTCTACTTCCGAAGACGAAGAAGTAGCACGCGACTTTATTCTCTTTGGCAAACCCGATGTAACAGTCATCGTAGTAGATGCAAGTCGTTTAGAACGCAACCTCAGCTTGGCACTTCAAATACTCGAAATCACCGATAAAGCAGTGCTTTGTCTCAACCTGATGGACGAGGCGCGCCGGCATCACATCAATATCGATACGCGCACCCTTTCACGCGATTTGGGCATTCCCGTAGTGGCAACATCTGCACGTACCAAAGAAGGTATCGCCGATTTGCTCTTTGCTATCGAAGAAGTGGTAAGTGGTAAATTCCAAACGAAGAAACAAACCTTTATCGACCTTCCTAAGCAAAATGCCGAAGCCATTGCTGAGTTACAGAAGGCACTTTCTGAACTAAATCCCGATTTACCGAATACACGTTGGCTCTCAATGCGACTCATCGAAGGTGATGAGAGCGTACAAAAAGGTATAGAAGAAGGAGCTTTTTCTGCTGAAAATAATCCCGAAAGGCAGGCGCGTATCTTGCGTATTGCCGAAGAATATCATCATCTCTTAGGCGATACGTACCGCAACGATTTGGTAGAAGCAATCTACGCCCAAGCTACTGCCCTTACCAATGCCTCCGTCAGTACCGATTTTACTGCGCGCTCTTTCCGTATCGACCGCGCAATAGATAAAATCGTAACACATAAAATTTGGGGTTTCCCTATTATGTTTCTGCTCTTGGCAGGTGTGCTGTGGATTACCATTATCGGGGCTAACTACCCTTCGCAATGGCTCTCCGATTTATTTGTAGGGTGGCTCTATCCGCTCCTGAAAAATGGAGCGAATGTCTTGCATTTCCCTTGGTGGCTTAGCGGTTTCCTTATCGATGGAGTGTACTTGGCTACGGTATGGGTCATTTCAGTGATGTTACCCCCAATGGCTATATTCTTTCCGCTGTTCACCCTCCTCGAAGACTTTGGCTACCTGCCTCGTGTGGCTTTTAATCTCGATAAGCTCTTTCGCACAGCAGGCGCTCACGGCAAGCAAGCCCTTACAATGAGTATGGGCTTTGGTTGTAATGCCGCAGGAGTGGTAGCAACACGTATTATCAACAGTCCGCGTGAAAAACTCATTGCTATTATCACCAATAACTTTTCGCTCTGCAACGGTCGTTGGCCTACCCAAATACTCATCGCTACATTGTTCATCGGGGCTTTAGTGCCCAAGCAGTGGAGCGATACAGTAGCAATGCTTGCTGTCATAGGCATAGCCGTGTTGGGTATTGTCTTTTCATTCTTCACCTCGTGGCTATTGAGCAAGACACTTCTCAAAGGCGAATCGTCGTTCTTTGTATTAGAGTTGCCTCCTTATCGTCCACCGCGCTTCTTCCAAACGCTCTACACATCGCTTATCGATAGAACCCTTATCGTACTCTGGCGCGCTGTTGTATTTGCTGCGCCTGCGGGAGCAGTAATATGGCTAATATGCAATCTCCAAATAGCTCACCAGCCCATTGCTCTCTGGCTCATTCAAGGGTTAAACCCCATAGGCGTGTTTATAGGCTTAAACGGCGTAATTCTGCTTGCCTATATCGTTGCCATTCCAGCCAACGAAATCGTCATTCCCACCGTGCTGATGCTCACCACTATGGTCTTAGGGCAAACAGCAGTAGGCGAGGGGGCAGGCGTACTAATGGAAGCCTCAACCTCTCAAGTAGGTACCTTGCTACACGCTGGGGGTTGGACGCTCCTCACCGCCGTGAACCTAATGCTCTTCAGCTTGTTACATAATCCTTGTAGTACTACTATCTATACGATATACAAAGAAACCCATAGCAAGAAATGGACGCTCATTGCTACACTCTTGCCCGTACTATATGGCATAGTAGTGTGTTTTTTGGTGGCAAAACTGTGGTAA
- a CDS encoding FeoA family protein: MTITLASLKIGQTAVIAGFTPESRQEVRQRLLDLGFVRGSKIKIENVSPLSDPVAYSIHNTQIALRKTDALCVLIQVAEDRG; the protein is encoded by the coding sequence ATGACCATTACCTTAGCCTCACTGAAAATAGGACAAACCGCTGTCATTGCAGGATTTACCCCTGAAAGCCGACAAGAAGTAAGGCAACGATTGCTCGACTTAGGTTTCGTACGCGGGTCAAAAATCAAGATAGAGAACGTCAGTCCCTTATCCGACCCCGTTGCGTATAGCATTCACAACACCCAAATCGCCCTCCGCAAAACTGATGCCCTCTGTGTGCTGATTCAGGTGGCAGAGGATAGGGGTTAG